In the Corallococcus soli genome, GACCCAGGCGGGGACGACCTCCAGCGGCTTTCCGTCCAGCACCACCTCGGCGGTCACCGGGCCATCCGACACGTCGTCGTGCCAGCCCTCGTTGTTCGCGAAGGTGATGGCATACGTGCCGTCGTACGAGCGGGAGACGCCGTGTCCGCCCAGCACCACCAGCCGTCCGCTCTCGTCGGTGCGGATGTCCCCCAGGTGGACGTCCAGGTCCATGAAGGTGCCATCAAAGCGCTTGGGCCGGGCGTTCACCCCCTGCACGGACTGCGCGGCGGGCGTGATGGCCAGCCGCGAGCGGTCCTCCACGGTCGCGTTGCGCAGGGTGGTGGGAGGGGCCGACGACGCCTCGGGGATGTCGAGCGCCAGTTGGAAGCCGTACCAGGCGGCCTTGGTGTTCGCCAACTGCACGGACCAGCGCACCTTCGCGCCGGACTTCGGCACCGACAGCTCCCGGAGGATGCGCCCTTGGGCGTTGACGCCATAGATGCGGAAGCGCGCCGCCTGTCGCTTCAGCCGTCCTTGCGCGTCCCGGTAGAAGCCCTTGTCCTCGGCGGGAGGCTCCGTGACCTCCGGGCCGATGAAGTACCCCTCCGGGCTGCTGCCGACGCGAGCGACGCCGATGGACGGATAGATGACCGCCTTCACGATGCTGTCATCCCGTGGCTCGGGCCGGACGCCGGTCCGGGGGGCGCCGGGCCGGGGTTCGGGGGCGTCCTTCAGGGGCTGGCCGTTGGCGCGGTGCCGGGCCGCGGCGCCCGCGGCGTAGACCGCCTTGCGCACCACCGCGATGGAGGATGCGTCGCAGGGGGCGTTCTCCGGAGGGGTCCGCCAGATGTTGAAGGACAGGCCCTGGCCGTAGTCGGCCTGCCCGCGCTCACCGATGTCCTGGCGGGGCAGCACCAGCGTGGCGATCTGCACGAACGGGCTCTGCTTCTCCGACCAGTCGTCCATGGCCCGGTCCAGCGGCATGGTGGACGGGTGGGTGCGGCGCTGGATCATGAACCGGAAGCGACAGCCGTCCCGCGAGAGCCGGTGGGCCATGTCCGTGGCCAGGTAGCCGGGGGCGTCATCCGGCACGTCCTGGGGCGCGGTCTCCGGCTCCAGTCTGTATTTGACCACCTCCTTGCCCAGCTTGAACGGGAGGATGGCCCAATAGGTGCTGGTGAGGACGCTGCCCCGCGGCGCCGTCATCGCGTCCAGCACGGCCCGGGTGTCGGGGTGCTGTTTGAGATAGCCGGGATAGTCCTTGAGGACGACGCCCGCATAGGTGAACTCACACATCGCCTTCGCGTCCTGCACGAAGAAGCGCGGGAAGTTCTGCAGGATGAGGTCCGCGGTGGTGCCCGGCTCGCCCAGCCCGTTCGCGCCAGGGACTCCGAACAGCTTGATGCCCACGCCCAGCGTGCTGCCCAGGTCCGGATCGGTGGGGGAGGTGTCGCTGGAGAACCGCACCCAGGCTTCCATCCGGTCCTGGGCGAAGATGCCCACCCGCAGCTTGCGGTCCACGCCCGGAAGGACTTCGAAGTGGCCATGCGCCACGCCGTGCAGCTTGCGGAACACTGCGCGCTCGGCGGGTGTCTGGCCCAGTTGGATGCGCTTCTCCTGGGTCATGCGCACGAACATCTCGATGAGGCGCTCGGTGGGCTGTCCTTCGCAGTCGAAGCAGTCGGGAGGAGTGCCCTTCTCTTGTTTGGACATGGTGGCCTCGGAGCATGCGATGGATTGACGGCGCGTGAATAATGGCAGACGTCATGGTGCGCGGCAATCCGGACGGCCTCCGTGGGAAGAGGCCCAGGGGCGCCGGACTGGGGGACGCGCTGATGACGGCCACGTCCCTTTCAGTCGAGGAAGCGGCGCCACCAGCGGCGGGCTTCTGCTTCGGTGAACCCATCCCAGGTGTTGAAGGGGCGGAAGGGTTGGAGCCAGGGCTCCAGGACCCGGGCGAGTTCACGGTATGCCAACAGCGGTTCATCCAGCTTCGTGTCTCCGGCCAGCGGGGCCGCCCCGAGGCTGACCACCGCGCGTCCCCCGGTGAGCTCCTGGACCGTGGTGCCTGGGGCGCTCAGGCGCGAACGAAGCGTCTGGGCACCGCCCACGGCTTCGAGCACCGAGGGGCCCAGGAAGTTCAGCCAGTGCACGCCGTCGATCTGGTCGCCCAGGTCCAAGGTGGCGCCTGTGTTCGGTACGTCCCAACCTGGATGCCGGATCAGCTCATCCTTGATGATGGGGAGGATTCTTGAGCGACCCCGCGTAAAGGAGAGCGACAGTCCGGCGTGGCCCGTCGTGGAGGGAAGAAGCTCCGCGAGCGCCAAGGCGAGTTCTCGTAGCTTGTCGGGGCCGTGGTCCGTGAGGAAGCGAATCGGGACACTGACGCTCAGTTCGCTGAGTTCGGGCGATGTCTCACGCCAGGGTAGCCGGGCCCAGTAACTGAATTCATAACCAGAGGGATCAAACGTGTCCCCGGTCAAGCGTACTCCGGTATCAAACCCTCGCTTGGTCAAGATCCAAAGCCAGGTGGAGTCCTCGTCCATGTCGTCGAGAAATCCAAAACGCGGCGTTTCCAGGTGCTTGCGGATGCTTGCCCAGGCGGGGGCTGTGAGCGGGAATGGATCTTCGTTGATGTCGGGGTTGTGGCCCGTCGTCAGTTTGTTGCCATCATCTCCAATCTTCTGGAGGTAGATGTCGAGCAATTGCTGCATGAGCGGGGCCAAGGCCCTGTGGTCATGTGGCAGGTAGAAGATGACTCGTACCACAAGCTGCACCCGTGGGAGCTGCTCGGCGAAGTGCTCCGATGAGGAGTATCTAGTCACGAATGACTCCCAGTTGAGGTGTGATGATCGCGGGATTGCACTCTCCTCCGATTTGCTTGTAGCGACCCATCTGTCGTTGCGTGGCGGAGTTGTCGCGCGGATTCTCCTTGCCGGCCTTGGTGCATGGAAACTTGAAGTCGTAGATGCACTGGACCTGTCCTGGCTGGCCTGAGGCGTGAATCGCGAAATCCGGCTTCATGGATCCCGCCCGGCGGTCCGTTAATGCGTATTCGCCCGGTTTGCCGTTGGGGCCATAGCGTGGCTCAATGGAGATGTTGTCGGGAAAGAGTCGGAGGATTTCCTGCTGGGCGCACATGAAAGCGCGCTCGTGTTTCATCCTGCCCAGCTCCGTCTTGCGGGTGATGGGGGCGCCCTCTTTGTCCTTGCCGATGAGCCGATTGCATTCGGCATCATCCGGGATGACTCCCTTTCCGTACTCCCGCTCGTTGATCTTGAAATGCGCCTCCTTCGCGCATTCCACCAGCAGGTACTCAATCCGTGCCACGTCCGCGGCCTCCAGGACGCGCAGGGTGGCATGGGCAGTGGTCGCCGCCCTCGCGGCACGCCCTGCCCACGGCAGGATGGCGTCATTGCCCGTCTGGGTGTAGCAGGCGGGATTGCGAAGACAGATGTTCGTCGCGGAGTCCGCGGTCTGGCCGAAGTGGCCCGGCCCCGAAGCGCAGGACAGGCAGAGCAGGGCGGCCAGCCCACCCAGCCACCGGCTCAAGCCCTCAGTCATCCTCTTCGTCCATGTCATGCGCGGCCGCATTGAAGAGGCCGAACCCTCCGGCCTCCTCCCGCGTGATTCCCGCCCGCCGCAGCGCAGGCGAATCCCGCGTCTGTCCCACCGCCATCCAGCGCGGCGCGGCCAGCAGCACCCCATGCTTCGGCAGTGCCGGCAGCAGGTGCTCCAGATCATCGAGGATGAACTCCGCGTGCCCCACGCCCTCGGGCTCGCGCAGTCCCTCCGGGGAATGCCATGGGCCTCCGTCCAGATGGCCGAACGGAAAGCTCTCCGTCCCGCTCGCGCCCCCGTACCCGCCCTCCAACAACATCCGGACCCGCTCCGCGCTCCCCGTCACCGTGGGAAGACAGACCTGTGTCAACCAGGTCCACGTCGCCGTTCCCTGCTCCACGGGCCAGTCCAGCTCCACCGTGTCGTCTGCCTTCTCCAGCAGCGCGTCGATGTACGCACACGCCGCCCGGGGCCCCAGCACGCCGCCTCGCCGCGTCTCCGCCGCCGCCGCCTCCCACAGCTCCTCGCGGTAGTAGTGCGCGAAGTAGAAGCCGGGCTCCACCAGCTCCGCCTTCGCGCCGCGCGGAAGCTTCGCCAGCACCAGGCCGCTCGACAGGTACGCCGGCCCCGTGGCCCGGGGATGGAACTGGCTGAAGGCGGCACGGAACGCACGCACCGCCACGCCCGCCTCCTCCGTGGTCTCCATCCCGTCCGGGCACCCCGCCCTCAGGTGGAAGTCATCGAAGCGCAGGAACACGTCCACCCCGATGCCCATCGCGTTCTGGCACAGCGACTCCAGGCACGCCGCCAGCGGATGCCCCGCGCCCACCCGCTCCGGGGCCTCCCACGCCGCCGCCGTGATGGCCCGGGTCCGCGCGTCCACCCGGAGCGCCAGTCGCACCCGGCCCCCCTCACACGGTGCCTCCCCGTGGCGCACGTCCTCGCCCTCGAGCCGGCCCCGGTGTTCCTGCGCTGGAATCGTCATGCTAGGCAGCCATCCTTCCGCACCCGCCCCCTTCCAGGCCAGGAACCCGCGCCCCCATGTCCGAGTCCGACCCATCGAACCCGCGCGACGGCGACTTCGAGCTCGTCACCCTGCGCAACGGCCACCGCGCCGTGCGCCACCTGGGACACGGTGAGGTCATGCACCCCGCCGTGGGCCCGTGGCAGGAGGCCCTGGGCCTCTACGTGGACCAGCCCCGCCTCGCGGACCGCCTGCGCCAGCCCGGCCCGCCGCTCGTCATCCTCGACGTGGGCCTGGGCGCCGCCACCAACGCCGTCGCCGCGCTCACCCGCGCCCGCGAGCTGGGGGCCGAACGCGCAAGGGAGCTGCACGTCGTCAGCCTGGAGGTGGACCTGGCCCCGCTGCGCCTCGCGCTCGCGGACGCCGAGGGCTTCCCCTTCCTCCAGCCCTTCCGCGCCGCCGCGGAGAGCCTCATGCGCGACGGCTCCTGGGAGGAGCCCGGCCTCCGGTGGACCCTCAAGCTGGGCGACGCCGTGCCCTTCCTGGACGGCGAGCTGCCCCTGGCCGACCTCGTCTTCTTCGACCCGTTCTCCCCCGCGTCCAACCCGGACATGTGGACCGAGTCCGTGCTGGCCCGGGTGCGCCGGCACTGCCGCGAGGACGGGGAGGGGGCCCTGCTGATGACCTACAGCGCGGCCACGCCCACCCGCGTCACCCTGCTGCTCGCCGGCTTCTTCGTGGGCGCCGGGGCGTCCACCGGCACGAAGGGGGAGACCACCGTGGCCTCGACCCGCTTCGAATCCCTCGCCGCACCCCTGGGGACCCGGTGGAGGGAGCGCTGGGAGCGCTCGTCCTCCCGGGCCCCGCACGGGGCCGAACTCACGCCTGAGGTCGAGCGTCGCCTGCGGACCCATCCTCAGTGGCGCTGAGCGCCCCCTCGGACGGCGCTTCACTCCAGCGCAGGTGGAACGTCGCGGCCGTGCCGTCGAACTCCTCCGGCAGCGCCACCACCCGCCAGCCGCCGCACAGCGCCACCGCGCGCGCCAGCAGCCCCGCCGCGAACGTCGGCTGATCCGCCAGCACGTCGTTCATCCACAGCTCCAGCGAAGTCGCGCTGCGCTCCACGATTTTGACTTCACTGAAGTTGTTGCCGGCGCGAAAGCCGAGGTCCGCGCGCAGCAGCATCCGCCGGGGGCCGGCGAGCTTGCCCACGCCCAGCAGCGCGCGACCAAAGAAGGTGCCGAAGTAGGCGTCCATGAAGCGCTCGCCCAGCGAGTAGTACGCCGCTTCCGCGGGCACGCCGCCGTAGACGTGGCCGGCCGCGATGCGCAGGAACTCGCGCCACTGCTCCAGGGTGTAGGTGCGCTCCAGCTTCGCGTCGAGGTCCAGCCCCGCCCGCTTCAGGTGCTCCACGCACGCGGGCGTCAGGCGGTTCTCCAGCGCTCGAACGAACAACGCGTCGACGGTCTGGGCGAAGACAAGCTTCTCTGGATTCATGCGGCGCACCCTACACGAAGCCCCCCATGCGATGCTCCCCCACCTGTGCACTTGCGTTCAGTGTCGCCGCCTCCGAGTGTCAGGAAGCCAGCGTGCGCCGCACCCGTCGTGAACTCCGGGTGTTTCGTGACCCCGGCTGCGCGGCACCCACGGCGCGCGCCACGAGTCCTCGCAGCCACGGGTGGGCCGGGTCTCCGTCGAACCGTTCGCGCCAGGCTGGATGAAGGAGGGGACGGAGGGGACGGGCGATGCGCCGGCCACCTCCCTCCAACTGGTGCACGATGGGGGCCGACCGGAGATTGAACCGGAAGGTACGGCCACCCCACCGCGAGAAGAGCGCACCATGGACGAGCAGCGCCCCCCCAGGCCCCCGGCACGGACGGATCCCTCCATCGATCTGCTCCACCAGCGCACGCGCCAGCCACTGGAGGTCCTCTTCTCGCCCCGCAGCGTCGCGGTGGTGGGGGCGAGCGAGCGGGCCGGCAGCGTGGGCCGCACCGTGCTGTGGAACCTCATCAGCAGCCCTTTTGGCGGCACCGTCTACCCCGTCAACCCGCAGCGCCCCAACGTGCTCGGCATCAAGGCGTGGCCGTCCCTGCGCGCCCTGCCGGAGCCGGTGGACCTGGCCGTCATCGTCACGCCCGCGAAGTCCGTGCCGGCCATCATCCGCGAGTGCGCGGAGGTCGGCGTCCGGGGCGCCATCATCATCTCCGCGGGCTTCAAGGAGACGGGCCCTGAGGGCGTGAAGCTGGAGCAGGAGGTGCTGCGCATCGCGCAGGCCGGGAACGTGCGCATCATCGGGCCCAACTGCCTGGGCGTGATGCGGCCCACCACCGGCTTCAACGCCACGTTCGCCAAGGGCATGGCCCGGCCCGGCAACGTGGCCTTCATCAGCCAGTCCGGCGCGCTGCTCACCGCCATCCTCGACTGGAGCCTGCGCGAGTCCGTGGGCTTCAGCGCCTTCGTGTCCGTGGGCTCCATGCTGGACGTGGGGTGGGGCGACCTCATCGACTTCCTGGCCGATGATCCGATGACGCGCTCCATCCTGCTGTACATGGAGTCCATCGGCGACGCGCGCGCCTTCCTGTCCGCCGCGCGCGAGGTGGCCCTCACCAAGCCCATCATCGTCATCAAGGCCGGCCGCACCGCGCAGGCCGCGCAGGCCGCCGCGTCCCACACCGGCACGCTCGCCGGCAGCGACGAGGTGCTGAGCGCCGCCTTCCGCCGCGCGGGCGTGCTGCGCGTGGACTCCATCGAGGACCTGTTCCACATGGCGGAGGTGCTCGCCCGTCAGCCCCGGCCCTCCGGACGCAGGCTCACGCTGCTCACCAACGCGGGCGGCCCCGCGGTGCTCGCCACGGACGCGCTGGTCGCGGGTGGGGGAGAGCTGGCCACGCTGTCCGACGACACGCGCGCCCAGTTGGACGCGTTCCTGCCCGCGCCGTGGAGCCACGGCAACCCGGTGGACATCCTGGGGGACGCGGACGGGGAGCGCTACGCGAAGGCCCTGGAGGTGACGGGCGCGGATCCCCACAGCGACGGCCTGCTCGTCATCCTCACGCCGCAGGACATGACGGAGCCCACGAAGACGGCCGACCGCCTCAAGGGCTACGCGAAGCTGCCCGGCAAGCCCGTGCTCGCGAGCTGGATGGGCGGCTCCGAGGTCGCCGCCGGCGAGCGCATCCTCAACGACGCGGGCATCCCGACCTTCGGCTACCCGGACACGGCGGCCCGCGTCTTCAACTACATGTGGCGCTACTCGGACAACATCGCGGGGCTCTATGAAACCCCCACGCTGGCGGAGGAGCCCACCGGCGGGGGCCGCGACGTGGCGCGGGCCCTGGTGGAGGAAGCCCGCGCCGCCGGCCGCGGCATCCTGTCCGAATACGAATCCAAGCGCCTGCTGGCCGCCTACGGCATCCCCACCGTGGAGACGTGGCTCGCGACCACCGAGGACGGCGCCGTGGAGAAGGCCCGCGCGCTGGGCTTCCCCGTGGTGCTCAAGCTGCACTCGCTCACGGTGACGCACAAGACGGACGTGGGCGGTGTGCGCCTGGACCTGCGGGACGAGGACAGCGTGCGTCAGGCCTTCCGCGCCATCCGCGACGCGCTGGCGGAGCGGGGGCTGGCGGACGCGTTCGACGGCGTCACCGTGCAGCCCATGGTGAAGCTGGACGGCTACGAGCTCATCCTGGGCAGCAGCCTGGACGCGCAGTTCGGGCCGGTGCTGCTCTTCGGCGCGGGGGGCACGCTGGTGGAGGTGTTCCAGGACCGGGCCCTGGGCCTGCCGCCCCTCAACACCACGCTGGCGCGGCGGATGATGGAGCGCACGCGCATCCACCACGCGCTGAAGGGCGTGCGCGGCCGGGCCCCCGTGGACCAGGGCGCGCTGGAGCGCCTGCTGGTGCGCTTCAGCCAACTGGTGGTGGAGCAGCCCTTCATCCGCGAGCTGGACATCAACCCGCTGCTCGTCTCCGCCGAGCGCATCATCGCCCTGGACGCCCGCGTGGTGCTGCACCCGGCGGACGCCACGGCCGCGTCGCTGCCCCGGCTGGCCATTGAACCGTATCCGCACCAGTACGCGCGGTTCTTCACGCTGAAGAACGGCGAGCAGCTCATGCTGCGCCCCATCCGCCCGGAGGACGAGCCCGCGATGACGCGCTTCCACCAGGCGCTGTCCGAACAGACGGTGTTCCTGCGCTACGCGGGCCTGATGAAGCTGAGCCAGCGCGTGGCCCATGAGCGGCTGGCGCGCATCTGCTTCAACGACTACGCGCGGGAGATGGCGCTCGTCGCGGAGCGGCGCTCCGCGGACCTGAAGGAGGGAGGGGAGATCCTGGCGGTGGGCCGGCTCACGCGCCTGAGGGGCACGAAGGACGCGGAGTTCGCCATCACCGTCAGCGACGTCGCGCAGCGCCAGGGCCTGGGGGAGGAGCTGCTCCGGCGGCTGGTGGACGTCGGTCGGGACTGGGGCCTGCAGCGGATCGTCGCGGACATCCTCACGCGCAACCGCGGCATGCAGGCCGTCAGCCGGAAGCTGGGCTTCAGCATCCTCGAGAACGAGGAGCTGGCCCCGGACATGGTCAAGGCCGTGAAGGTGATTGGCTGACCGTGCCCGGGGCCTCAAGCCCCTACAGCGGCGCTACACGTCGTCGCAGGGCGTGCCCAGCCGCGCGCCCGTGTAGACGCCCAGCTCGTTGTAGATGAAGGGCAGGTTGTCGCCCACGGGCACCGCGCGCAGCTTCTGGCGCTTGCTCTTCACCACCCAGAAGGACGGCTCCTCGCGGTCCACCACGAGGCGCAGGTCGCCGCCCTGGGTGGAGAAGATCTCGCCCTGCGAGTCGGTGACGACGTTGAGCATCTTCTGCGGCTTCACCTGGCCGCGCTGGCCCGTGAAGATGCGGAAGGACTTGTTGTCCGCGCCGATGCCGCGCTCCACCAGGTAGTACGTGCCCTTGTCATCCCGCAGCAGCGCGTACGGCTGGAACTTCATCAGGCTGGGCGCGAAGGTGGACTTGCGCAGCAGCTCCTTCGCCTTGTCCGTCTCCAGCGGCTGCTGGGGCAGGGCGCGGTCGCCGCAGCTGAGCGTGCACGTCTTCGCGTCCTCACTGAGCTCCAGCCGCGAAATCACGCGGTAGTCCACGCCGCGGAAGTTCGGGTTGGACTTGGGGTTGAAGAAGCGGGGCTCGAAGAAGTCCGCCTGCGTCGCGCTGTTGCTGCTGACGTTGGGCACCTGGACGAAGGACTTGCCGTCTCCGTAGTAGAGCTGCCCGTCCGCCTCCGGCGTGGTGGGCACGACGACGGTGTAGTGACCCTTGCCGTCCGTGCACACGCGGGTGGATTCCAGCACCATGCGCTCGCGCAGCTTCTTCTCCTGCCCCCAGGGCGGATCCATTGCGAGCGCGGCTTGCGGGGCCATGACGAACCCCAGGGCGATGACCATGTGTCGAAGTGACATGTTGTTCTGGGCTCCGGCCTAGAGGTTGTCGGTGAAGTAGGTGGTGGTCGCTTCGGCCTGGATGAGGTCGCCGTCCGTCACGGACCAGATGACCTTCTGGGCTTCCAGCGTCACCGCCGCCTTGGCGTCCACGCGGCACTCCACCGTCTGGACCTTCTGCTGGACGGTGCGCTTCGCCTCCTCCGAGCGGCTGCACAGCTGCTGCAGCGACTCCAGGGGGCCCGCGCAGTAGCTGGGGATGGACAGCTTGTCGAGGATGGGATCCGGGATGGTGTCCCACGCGATGGTGGAGGCCATCTTGGAACCGCACGCCTTGTTCGCCTCGGCCAGCTTCTCTCCCAGCTCCTTCTCCGCCTGATCCGTCCAGAACTTGCGATCAAAGGCGAGGAAGGGCTTGAGGTCGCCGTCCTCCTCCGCCTCTTCATAGCGCGCGAAGACCTTCTCCACCTTCAGCGCCGCCGTGCGGCCCGTGTCCGGCTTCAGGTGCGTGTAGCCGGAGGCGCCCGCGGGGCTGAGGATGAGGTCCTCGAAGCCGCCCCGGTCGTGCACCGTGACGAAGCGCTGGGTGCGACCGCGCCACTTCGTCCAGTAGCCGGTGCCGCGGTCCCGATCCACGCTCGCGATGACGACCTTGCCGTCCAGTTCGCTCTTGGTGCCGTTGAACTCCAGCAGCGCCTTCTTCGAGTCGTGCGGCTCCAGCGGGATGATGGTGACCTGCTCACCGGCCTCGTTGGAGTACACCTTGCCCGTCGCGGGCTTCATGCCCGCCACGGCGCTGTCGAGCCGCACGCCCCGGGCACAGCCCAGGGACAGGGCCACGACGCTCACTGCCAGTAGAACTCTCACAGGAACTCCTTGAATGGGGGCGCGCTTGCGTATCGCTCCGCGCGCCAGGGACGACCTCAGAGGTCGATATCGTGCTTCTGACAGTATTGTCGGACCTTGGGACGCTCCGTTGCCGGCACCCGGGTCCAATTGGCGTTCGTATTCGCCAGGTCGCCCTGCTGGCAGTACACGCGGGTGAGCAGCGAGTACGACGCGCCGGTGATCTTCGTGCGCTGGCTGCGGCGGATGTGAAGCAGGGCCTCTT is a window encoding:
- a CDS encoding LodA/GoxA family CTQ-dependent oxidase, which produces MSKQEKGTPPDCFDCEGQPTERLIEMFVRMTQEKRIQLGQTPAERAVFRKLHGVAHGHFEVLPGVDRKLRVGIFAQDRMEAWVRFSSDTSPTDPDLGSTLGVGIKLFGVPGANGLGEPGTTADLILQNFPRFFVQDAKAMCEFTYAGVVLKDYPGYLKQHPDTRAVLDAMTAPRGSVLTSTYWAILPFKLGKEVVKYRLEPETAPQDVPDDAPGYLATDMAHRLSRDGCRFRFMIQRRTHPSTMPLDRAMDDWSEKQSPFVQIATLVLPRQDIGERGQADYGQGLSFNIWRTPPENAPCDASSIAVVRKAVYAAGAAARHRANGQPLKDAPEPRPGAPRTGVRPEPRDDSIVKAVIYPSIGVARVGSSPEGYFIGPEVTEPPAEDKGFYRDAQGRLKRQAARFRIYGVNAQGRILRELSVPKSGAKVRWSVQLANTKAAWYGFQLALDIPEASSAPPTTLRNATVEDRSRLAITPAAQSVQGVNARPKRFDGTFMDLDVHLGDIRTDESGRLVVLGGHGVSRSYDGTYAITFANNEGWHDDVSDGPVTAEVVLDGKPLEVVPAWVVVAPPNYGPQRKSVRTMWDLMRDVAVRAATLPLPARPSFTHDILPLFQRMAGLQWVNAGFAAGFGWKGIFDFTDPKVLARLGDPSPAAREYRRVVANQFRYFARDSWSPTPWPWLYGDAMNIPPAPTPRQYATLTDTQLVMLQLWAMGEFVADHDPNRKPPARLADVPLEQQGDMLTRAALEFCLADAFHPGCELTWPMRQATMYMQPFRLAHQRPGWKEPSLGEVLTSDSVTISNGPLYGQPPGGLTRWMAVPWQTDTASCRSGYDKRYDPYVPSFWPARVPNEVLTEQNYKIVMDAQKPLAERLAAFANRAAWINPLGATSYTDQINNMVQHFDHLGVVEARKGPSDTDAFPAVIEVEDQHKPIPDVIPTDDRSRLLGTATGSAVGSHHGEAASAAKVDVSGIEKVRRFPGGLRS
- a CDS encoding DUF2378 family protein; translation: MNPEKLVFAQTVDALFVRALENRLTPACVEHLKRAGLDLDAKLERTYTLEQWREFLRIAAGHVYGGVPAEAAYYSLGERFMDAYFGTFFGRALLGVGKLAGPRRMLLRADLGFRAGNNFSEVKIVERSATSLELWMNDVLADQPTFAAGLLARAVALCGGWRVVALPEEFDGTAATFHLRWSEAPSEGALSATEDGSAGDARPQA
- a CDS encoding tRNA (5-methylaminomethyl-2-thiouridine)(34)-methyltransferase MnmD, coding for MSESDPSNPRDGDFELVTLRNGHRAVRHLGHGEVMHPAVGPWQEALGLYVDQPRLADRLRQPGPPLVILDVGLGAATNAVAALTRARELGAERARELHVVSLEVDLAPLRLALADAEGFPFLQPFRAAAESLMRDGSWEEPGLRWTLKLGDAVPFLDGELPLADLVFFDPFSPASNPDMWTESVLARVRRHCREDGEGALLMTYSAATPTRVTLLLAGFFVGAGASTGTKGETTVASTRFESLAAPLGTRWRERWERSSSRAPHGAELTPEVERRLRTHPQWR
- a CDS encoding bifunctional acetate--CoA ligase family protein/GNAT family N-acetyltransferase, whose amino-acid sequence is MDEQRPPRPPARTDPSIDLLHQRTRQPLEVLFSPRSVAVVGASERAGSVGRTVLWNLISSPFGGTVYPVNPQRPNVLGIKAWPSLRALPEPVDLAVIVTPAKSVPAIIRECAEVGVRGAIIISAGFKETGPEGVKLEQEVLRIAQAGNVRIIGPNCLGVMRPTTGFNATFAKGMARPGNVAFISQSGALLTAILDWSLRESVGFSAFVSVGSMLDVGWGDLIDFLADDPMTRSILLYMESIGDARAFLSAAREVALTKPIIVIKAGRTAQAAQAAASHTGTLAGSDEVLSAAFRRAGVLRVDSIEDLFHMAEVLARQPRPSGRRLTLLTNAGGPAVLATDALVAGGGELATLSDDTRAQLDAFLPAPWSHGNPVDILGDADGERYAKALEVTGADPHSDGLLVILTPQDMTEPTKTADRLKGYAKLPGKPVLASWMGGSEVAAGERILNDAGIPTFGYPDTAARVFNYMWRYSDNIAGLYETPTLAEEPTGGGRDVARALVEEARAAGRGILSEYESKRLLAAYGIPTVETWLATTEDGAVEKARALGFPVVLKLHSLTVTHKTDVGGVRLDLRDEDSVRQAFRAIRDALAERGLADAFDGVTVQPMVKLDGYELILGSSLDAQFGPVLLFGAGGTLVEVFQDRALGLPPLNTTLARRMMERTRIHHALKGVRGRAPVDQGALERLLVRFSQLVVEQPFIRELDINPLLVSAERIIALDARVVLHPADATAASLPRLAIEPYPHQYARFFTLKNGEQLMLRPIRPEDEPAMTRFHQALSEQTVFLRYAGLMKLSQRVAHERLARICFNDYAREMALVAERRSADLKEGGEILAVGRLTRLRGTKDAEFAITVSDVAQRQGLGEELLRRLVDVGRDWGLQRIVADILTRNRGMQAVSRKLGFSILENEELAPDMVKAVKVIG
- a CDS encoding type VI immunity family protein, whose amino-acid sequence is MQQLLDIYLQKIGDDGNKLTTGHNPDINEDPFPLTAPAWASIRKHLETPRFGFLDDMDEDSTWLWILTKRGFDTGVRLTGDTFDPSGYEFSYWARLPWRETSPELSELSVSVPIRFLTDHGPDKLRELALALAELLPSTTGHAGLSLSFTRGRSRILPIIKDELIRHPGWDVPNTGATLDLGDQIDGVHWLNFLGPSVLEAVGGAQTLRSRLSAPGTTVQELTGGRAVVSLGAAPLAGDTKLDEPLLAYRELARVLEPWLQPFRPFNTWDGFTEAEARRWWRRFLD